The candidate division WOR-3 bacterium genomic sequence CAGGTGCGGCAGATTCTGGTTGAGTTCGATCCGTTCGAAGTCAGGTATGGTCCAATTCGGAACTTCTTGCCCTATCCGTGCATCTGGTTTGAGGTTCAGCCTGCTGACCGGATTATTGCCTTACGCAATACCCTGCACGCAACTGGGTTGTTCAATACCGACCTGCCCCATACTGAGGACTTCATTCCCCATATCAGCATCACCGACGGCACACCTGGTCCGGAAGAGACCCTGCGGATATACAACCGCATCAGAACCAGAGTGAAATCAGGTAGTTTCCTTGTTGACCGCGTGGCCTATGTCCGGCCGAACTGGCAGCTAAGATTCCTGACCGTAACTGAAATCAAACTTGGCAAGCTAGCCTAGCCACCAACAGCCTGCAGCCGACTGCGGTTGGCTCCGACTCGCAATACTATCTGCTCTTGGACTTGATGACCTTCGTGTCTTGGTGCTTGGTCGGCAGGTAGTGCCGAAGGTGGGAGTCGAACCCACAAGTCCATTGCTGAACGGTGGATTTTGAGTCCACTGCGTCTGCCAGTTCCGCCACTTCGGCCTGCAATGTCTAGCCGCTGCGGGTTGTTCGATTGAAACCACCCGCAACGCACCGGCACACTTGAATTCTAGAAGCACAGTCGGGCCAGTCAAGCACGCGGCCAACTAAGTCTCACCACAACCGCAACGAGATCAGATCGCGGAGTGCGGCAGTTTGCCACCGCCTCGAAAGCGCAGACAGGCCTTGGCACTCCAAGATCAAACCCGAATATCGGGCGTCAGACACCCGGCGCTCGAGGCCTTGCTTGACAGGCTTGACAACCGGGCCGCCGACTCCTAGTCTGAGGTATGAACAGGTTAGTTGTCATTGGCGCAATGTTGAATCTACTCCTCGTCGCTTCCGGGTCTGGTCAAGATGCAGAAGCGCCGAGGATGCCTTGGTGTGTCGGCCAAGATGTATACTCGGCCAGCAAGGTTTTGCGCAAAATCGGCGTCGAGGTGAAGTTCGAGCAGGTATACACCGATTCGTCTGACTCGGCTCAGTTCTTCGTCGTCGGTCAGGCACCAGATTCTGGTACTGTCCTGGTACAAGGCCAGGAGGTAGTGCTTCGTTTCAACTGCACCTCGATGCTCCGTTACTGGGCAGACTACGTCGTGCCGCTGTTGGCTGATTTCAAACATCTCGGTTCCTTCTACCGCGTGACCAGACCGCCGGAACCAATCGCCGCGCCTCCGGCTGGTTATCCGGATGAGCTGCTCAAGTTCGCCTTCAGCGGCCAGGCAACGGTCGAAGCACTGGTGGATTACGACGGCTCAGTACTCGCGGCCAGGGTTGTAGAATCATCAGGCTACAAGGAAGCTGATTCTGCCGCGC encodes the following:
- a CDS encoding 2'-5' RNA ligase family protein; the protein is MNTGAQATKEVVPATRKPEGWEIPYLPGSLVILPPDPVRQRIGRLRRKYDSLSAQRIPPHITVAQPFRQDPDRTALEQVRQILVEFDPFEVRYGPIRNFLPYPCIWFEVQPADRIIALRNTLHATGLFNTDLPHTEDFIPHISITDGTPGPEETLRIYNRIRTRVKSGSFLVDRVAYVRPNWQLRFLTVTEIKLGKLA
- a CDS encoding TonB family protein, whose product is MNRLVVIGAMLNLLLVASGSGQDAEAPRMPWCVGQDVYSASKVLRKIGVEVKFEQVYTDSSDSAQFFVVGQAPDSGTVLVQGQEVVLRFNCTSMLRYWADYVVPLLADFKHLGSFYRVTRPPEPIAAPPAGYPDELLKFAFSGQATVEALVDYDGSVLAARVVESSGYKEADSAALDAAMKARFTPANNYEQPVRVWFPLPYVWHYEDLKGVPPVSREGTPEGQ